The window AGATTATTTGATTGAAACTATAGAAACGCTAGAAGCTTTAACTGAAGTTTCGTCATTAAAAGACGAAGAATTAGATGTAATAGGAGAATTAATATCTAATATGTATGGAGCGTTAGAAGTAGATAAAATGATAAAAGAAGGAACACCGCAGAAA of the Tenacibaculum todarodis genome contains:
- a CDS encoding DUF6952 family protein: MKLPVIKHLTNFIEENDQDYLIETIETLEALTEVSSLKDEELDVIGELISNMYGALEVDKMIKEGTPQKEALNVFMKRVLGSIDK